CACGTCGGGGGCCGCACCTTCGACACGCTGGCCGACGAGGAGATCACCGACGCGCTGATGCACAGCGCCTGGCGGCAGGTGCAGGCGCTGCAGTCGCGGCGGATCGCGCACCGCCGGCTGGTCGGTGACGCGCTGCTGGTGGATCGTTCCGGCGACATCGTCCTGACGGAGCTGCGCGGCGGTGAGATCGCGGCCGGTGACCTGGTGCTGCGGATGGACATCGCGCAGCTGCTGGCCACCTGCGGGCTGCGGGTCGGCGCCGAGCGGGCGGTCGCCGCGGCCGTCGAGGTGCTCGGCCCGGACGCGGTCGCCGACAGCCTGCCGATGCTCCAGCCGATCGCGCTCAGCCGCACCACCCGCGCCACCCTGCGGCAGCTGGCCCGGGAACGCTCCAAGCGGGAGCGGGAGGCGGTGCTGGCGGCGTCGCAGGCCGCCAAGGAGGCCCGGGAGGCCCGTGACGCGGCGGCGGCGAAGGACCGCAGGACGCTGCGGGCCGAGCGGCACGCGGAGAAGAACGCCGAGAAGCGGGCGCTGGACGAGGCGTCGGAGGAGGCCCGCGAGGAGGACCTGCTGGCGCAGATCCGCCGGCAGGTGCTGCTGATCCGGCCGACCGCGGTGATCGAACCGGCGAAGCTGGAGCGGCTCAGCCCGCGCATCCTGATCAGCTGGATCGCCGGTGCCTTCGCGGTGTACCTGCTGCTGTCGCAGCTCACCAACTTCAACCTCGGTGACGTGATCAGCGAGGCCCAGTGGGTGTGGGTGCTGGTGGCGATGTTCTTCTCGGTGGTGACGTACATCGCGGCGGCGATGAGCCTGCTGGGCTTCGTCACGGAGAAGGTGTCGTTCGTCAAGGCGGTCGTCGCGCAGGTCGCGGGCGACTTCGTGAAGCTGGTGGCGCCCGCGGCGATCGGCGGCGTGGCGCTCAACACCCGCTTCCTCCAGCGGGCCGGGGTGCGTCCCGGTCTGGCGGTGGCGAGCGTCGGCGCGTCCCAGCTGTTCGGGCTGGGCAGCCACATCGTGCTGCTGCTGGCCTTCGGCTACCTCACCGGCACCGAGCACGCGCCGCAGATCTCACCGTCCCGTACGGTCATCGCCGGGCTGCTGACCGTCGCCGTACTGGTGCTGGTCGTCACGGCCGTCCCGGTGCTGCGGAAGTTCGTCTCGACGCGGGTGCGCTCGCTGTTCGCCGGGGTGGTCCCCCGCATGCTGGACATCCTCCAGCGGCCGCGGAAGCTGGTCACCGGCATCGGCGGGATGCTGCTGCTGACCGCGGCGAACGTGATGTGCCTGGACGCCTCGATCCGGGCGTTCGGCGGCGACCAGCTCAGTTACGCGAGTATCGCGGTCGCCTTCCTCGCCGGTAACGCGATCGGCTCCGCCGCCCCCACGCCGGGCGGTGTGGGCGCCGTCGAGGGCGCCCTGATCGGTGCGCTGACGTTCGCGGGGCTCCCCGGCGACACGGCGTTCCCGGCGGTGCTGCTGTTCCGGCTGATGGTGTTCTGGCTGCCGGTGCTGCCGGGCTGGCTGGCCTTCACCTACCTGACGCGCAAGGGGGAGATCTGACCTCCCGCGCCCGGGGGTGAGCGCGTGGCCGCCCCGCGGCACGCGGAAGGCGCCGGTC
The sequence above is a segment of the Streptomyces lydicus genome. Coding sequences within it:
- a CDS encoding lysylphosphatidylglycerol synthase transmembrane domain-containing protein, translating into MIRDQEETAEQQGAAPPREAGAPDVLPVEGKHQRRPVTASATEKASTIEKAERPGASERPEGPEEPVPSERDEEERDDERGRDEHVEHDKDAGPASGAARSRARTGSHRADLTPDECGEFHVDRVSGDEPLLPARVHRPADLLRLLLGMAGIALVLGLATFAHGTTQGLARDIGTGAKAAPPLLINLAGLTSSVAVLIVPVAFAVERLIKRDGLRIADGVLAAVLAHGVSLATDLWVAEAAPASIRVALTQPLANGSLSAPVHSYLAPVIAYMTAVGMSRRPRWRVAMWAVVLLDVVAVLVGRYSTPFAIITTVLIGWTVAYGTLYAVGSPNVRPTGQNLLAGLRRVGFHPVSALRAEDTAGPENNEHADRGRRYIVTLEDGPPIDVTVVDREQQAQGFFYRVWRRLSLRGINQRRSLQSLRQALEQEALLAYAAIAAGANAPKLIAASELGPDAVMLVYEHVGGRTFDTLADEEITDALMHSAWRQVQALQSRRIAHRRLVGDALLVDRSGDIVLTELRGGEIAAGDLVLRMDIAQLLATCGLRVGAERAVAAAVEVLGPDAVADSLPMLQPIALSRTTRATLRQLARERSKREREAVLAASQAAKEAREARDAAAAKDRRTLRAERHAEKNAEKRALDEASEEAREEDLLAQIRRQVLLIRPTAVIEPAKLERLSPRILISWIAGAFAVYLLLSQLTNFNLGDVISEAQWVWVLVAMFFSVVTYIAAAMSLLGFVTEKVSFVKAVVAQVAGDFVKLVAPAAIGGVALNTRFLQRAGVRPGLAVASVGASQLFGLGSHIVLLLAFGYLTGTEHAPQISPSRTVIAGLLTVAVLVLVVTAVPVLRKFVSTRVRSLFAGVVPRMLDILQRPRKLVTGIGGMLLLTAANVMCLDASIRAFGGDQLSYASIAVAFLAGNAIGSAAPTPGGVGAVEGALIGALTFAGLPGDTAFPAVLLFRLMVFWLPVLPGWLAFTYLTRKGEI